A window of Malania oleifera isolate guangnan ecotype guangnan chromosome 5, ASM2987363v1, whole genome shotgun sequence contains these coding sequences:
- the LOC131155770 gene encoding methanol O-anthraniloyltransferase-like has translation MAVSTTSVDFSVTRREPDLVAPAKPTPRELKPLSDLDDQEGLRFHVPTIMFYENSPSAIGDPAKVIREALAAALVFYYPLAGRLVEGPNRKLMVDCTSEGVLFIEADADVTLDELGDDIMPPCTNLEDLLYNVPGSDGIVGCPLLLFQVTRLRCGGFILAVRLNHTMSDGFGLTQFLSAIGEMARGTPAPSTLPVWHRHLFNARHPPRITCTHHEYINPPTVIEPKTMLPMNTEVQKSFFFGPNELASLRRQLPAHLQASSTFEIVTACLCRCRTAALQLHPREEVRISCIVSVRGKGMMRLPSGFYGNTFGWPAQVSKAQLLCRNPLGYAIELVRMAKAQMSEEYIKSVADLTVIRGRPMFIDTWNFVVSDNTATGFDKVDFGWGKPILGGPATAVSIISFYSRFKNKKGEDGIVVPISLPQPVMKRFTEEIRKMTQNQPFEGSCNVLPTIVSTL, from the exons ATGGCGGTTTCAACTACCTCAGTTGATTTCTCGGTGACTCGCCGGGAGCCGGATCTGGTGGCGCCGGCGAAACCCACGCCACGGGAGCTGAAGCCGCTCTCCGACCTAGACGACCAAGAAGGCCTTCGATTTCATGTTCCCACAATAATGTTTTACGAGAACAGTCCGTCGGCAATAGGAGATCCGGCGAAGGTGATTAGGGAAGCTCTGGCGGCGGCGTTGGTGTTTTACTACCCACTCGCCGGCAGGCTCGTGGAAGGGCCTAACCGAAAGCTCATGGTGGACTGCACCAGCGAGGGGGTTCTGTTCATCGAGGCCGACGCCGACGTCACCCTCGACGAGCTCGGCGACGACATAATGCCGCCGTGTACCAACTTGGAGGACCTTCTGTATAATGTGCCTGGCTCGGATGGCATCGTTGGTTGCCCTCTGCTCTTGTTTCAG GTCACGCGTCTAAGATGCGGTGGGTTTATTCTAGCTGTGCGCCTAAACCACACAATGAGTGATGGATTCGGACTGACCCAATTTTTAAGTGCAATCGGCGAGATGGCAAGAGGCACACCTGCACCCTCTACGTTGCCTGTTTGGCACCGTCACCTCTTTAATGCCCGACACCCACCTCGAATCACATGCACTCATCATGAATACATTAATCCTCCAACGGTGATTGAACCTAAAACCATGCTACCAATGAACACCGAGGTTCAAAAGTCCTTCTTTTTTGGGCCCAACGAGCTAGCATCCCTCCGAAGACAACTCCCGGCCCATCTCCAAGCTTCTTCCACGTTTGAGATTGTCACTGCCTGCCTTTGTAGATGTCGTACTGCTGCGCTCCAACTTCACCCACGAGAGGAAGTTCGCATTTCATGCATTGTGAGTGTGCGTGGAAAAGGTATGATGCGTCTACCTAGTGGCTTTTATGGTAATACATTTGGATGGCCGGCGCAAGTTTCTAAGGCACAGTTGCTGTGTAGAAACCCATTGGGGTATGCAATAGAGTTAGTCCGAATGGCCAAGGCACAAATGAGTGAAGAGTACATAAAATCTGTGGCTGATCTCACCGTCATTAGGGGCCGACCTATGTTCATAGATACATGGAACTTCGTTGTCTCTGACAATACGGCTACAGGGTTCGACAAGGTGGATTTTGGGTGGGGGAAGCCAATTCTTGGTGGGCCTGCAACAGCAGTGTCTATTATAAGCTTTTATTCGCGATTTAAGAATAAAAAGGGCGAGGATGGGATTGTGGTGCCAATAAGCTTGCCACAACCAGTCATGAAGAGGTTTACAGAGGAAATAAGGAAAATGACTCAAAATCAACCTTTCGAAGGTTCATGTAATGTGCTTCCCACCATTGTCTCTACACTTTAA